The Candidatus Dependentiae bacterium nucleotide sequence AAAAATTAGACATCATAAATCCACAACTTGAAGAAGAGCTTGTTTTAGCTTACTTAGGAATATTAGATGAAAATACGATAATAAGATTCATATCCTTGTATATATTTTTTTTATACATTAAGCATGATTATTTAAGAGAGTTAGATCAGAATAAATTTATTCATTCCAGCGAGAAATCTATTGGTGCTATCAATAAAATTATTAACATATTAACAGATAAAAAATCTGATACTTATAAAAACAATATTTCAGAAAATAGAGATTTTTTATTTAGAAATATAAACTGGATAAAAACAATAAAATTTAAATCGTATATTATAGAAGATTTTGGAGCAATTAAAGGCGATGCAAAGCTCTTCGATCAGATTGCAAATGCTTTTAAAGCTTTAAAAAAAAATAAAGAATTTGATTATAAATCAACATTTAAGATTGCATTATCAGGCATCTATAACAATAATTCTAATATCCAAAAAAATTCATTACAATTACTATTAAAATTAATAAAAAATAAAAAAAACAAAAAATTTGACAACCCAGAATTATCGGTCAACTTTTTCAATATAATATATTTTGAAGATACAAATAAACAAACACTTCTTCTATATTTCAAGGGTGTGTATTCTAGTTCGACAAAAACCATACGATTGAATAAAAAATATGAAAATTCTGATAGCGATAACAGCAGTGACGAAAGCTCTGACAACAGCTCTGAAACATACCCATCAGATTCTTCATCGATAGAATTTTGATTGAAAAAAGTAGCGAAGGGCTATAGCCCTTCGCTACTTTTTTTCTAGTACTTAATTTTCAGAAACTTCTTTTTTTAATCTTTCTAATAATCTTCTTAAATAAGCAACTGTATCTTTATCAAGTTGCCAAATTTTTAACATACTTAACTGTTCTATTTGTTCTTCTTTAGAAAATTTTGAAAGAAAACTTGAAACATCACATCCGGAGCCCATGGAATAAATATTACTTGATAATACAGAAACAAAAGTAATTAATAGTAATTTTTTTATCATAATAAAATCCTTTATTTTAATTTTTAGATCCAAAAAAGATCATAGTAAAATTAAAATAAAAAATCACTATTAATTTTTAAGAAATTTCACCCGACGTTAAATCTTGAATTATCATTTTTTCTGCAACACGATTAAATAATGGAGCACAAATTTGTGAAGCCCACAACCCGACGCTTTTTGGATCTTTAACAAATGTAATAATAACTCTTTTATATTTATCTTTTTCTATAATACCGGCAAAAGAATAATTATGCTTTTTATCTGAATATCTTCCATCTTCTATAGCTCTTGCCGTTCCGGTTTTTCCCATTACTCTAAAACCTTCAAGATTTTTAGAATAAACAGATCCAATTGATTCTAAAATTACTTTTAACTGCTCAATTGCTTCTGTTTTATAAATTTTCTTTTCAAAATAATTTTTATTTCTTGACGGAAATTTTACCAGTACCGGATCAATATCATATCCACCATTAGCTATTATTGAAAAAGCTTTACCAAGCTGCAATAATGTGGCCATAATTTCGTAACCGAATGACATAACAATTAATGAAGATCTGGACCAGTTGGATGGCGGATTTACAAACCCTGTACGTTCACCCGGAAACTCAATTCCCGTTTTTTCACCAAAACCCAATCGTTTAAGATGAGTGTAAAGTTTGGGTCCAAGACGTTGGGCTATTTTTGCAACGCCAACATTACTCGAATATTTTATAACATCAGAAAATGATATCACATCAACAGATTTCCAATTTTCAACTCTAAAATTATCTATAAATGCAACTTTACCTTCACAATCAATCATTTCGTCAGGCGTAACAACACCCTCTTGTAGAGCTGCAAGCGCAGCAAATGTTTTCATTACGGAACCTAATTCATAATTTTCCGTAATAATTTTATTTTTTGTATATTCCAAATTTTCAATCGATTTTTGGTTTGGATCAAATGATGGTAAATTTACCATCGATAAAATTTCACCATTATCCGGATTTATAACTAAAACAGATCCCTCAGCTGCATTAAATTCATTTAGAGTCTTTTCAAGTTCCTGTTCAACTAAGAATTGTAATTTTGAATCTATGGTCAAAACAACCTTTTGTCCTTTTACACCCTCTTCTATAATTCTTTTATCAAAATAAAAAGAATCGGATCTTGCATCTTTTTTCAATTCAACGGTTGTAGGGGTTCCTTGTAAATATTTATTAAAATAAAGTTCAATACCGGCAAGACCAATATTATCTATATCTGTAAAACCAACAATTTGAGCTGCACTGTTATATGGATAGAACCTTGACTGTTCAGGCATAAAAAGAACATCTTTTAAATTTTTGCTTTTAAAATAATTAATTCTTTCTTCCGTAAGTTGCCGCTCTAGCCATGCAAATTTTAATTTATCATTTGATTTAATTTTTTTATAAACGTCATTGTAATTTTTTTCCAAAAAATTTAATATTACTTCTTTTTCTTGGAATTGCCTTGGTAAAACAAATGCAGAATTTACTAAAACATTTATTGTTAAAGGATTTACCCCGGTTCTATCGTAAATCTTGCCCCTATCGGGATTTATTTT carries:
- a CDS encoding penicillin-binding protein 2, with product MLKNDYKPRILIVFFVFVIFYLIIVLRLYILQIHDNNFFENLANQQYLVELKINPDRGKIYDRTGVNPLTINVLVNSAFVLPRQFQEKEVILNFLEKNYNDVYKKIKSNDKLKFAWLERQLTEERINYFKSKNLKDVLFMPEQSRFYPYNSAAQIVGFTDIDNIGLAGIELYFNKYLQGTPTTVELKKDARSDSFYFDKRIIEEGVKGQKVVLTIDSKLQFLVEQELEKTLNEFNAAEGSVLVINPDNGEILSMVNLPSFDPNQKSIENLEYTKNKIITENYELGSVMKTFAALAALQEGVVTPDEMIDCEGKVAFIDNFRVENWKSVDVISFSDVIKYSSNVGVAKIAQRLGPKLYTHLKRLGFGEKTGIEFPGERTGFVNPPSNWSRSSLIVMSFGYEIMATLLQLGKAFSIIANGGYDIDPVLVKFPSRNKNYFEKKIYKTEAIEQLKVILESIGSVYSKNLEGFRVMGKTGTARAIEDGRYSDKKHNYSFAGIIEKDKYKRVIITFVKDPKSVGLWASQICAPLFNRVAEKMIIQDLTSGEIS